Proteins from one Catenuloplanes atrovinosus genomic window:
- a CDS encoding response regulator transcription factor, producing MTAVLIADDDADIRDLVAFKLEQVGYDVIAVEDGQSALEAARRNQPALAVLDVSMPGLSGIDVCRMLRADESTQGMLIVMLTARVQEQDIEGGFGAGADDYVTKPFSPRELVSRIQSLLTRSRA from the coding sequence TTGACCGCCGTACTCATTGCCGATGACGATGCCGACATCCGGGATCTGGTCGCGTTCAAGCTGGAGCAGGTCGGCTACGACGTGATCGCGGTCGAGGACGGGCAGTCCGCCCTGGAGGCCGCACGCCGCAACCAGCCCGCGCTCGCGGTGCTGGACGTCTCCATGCCCGGCCTCTCCGGCATCGACGTGTGCCGCATGCTGCGGGCGGACGAGAGCACGCAGGGCATGCTGATCGTGATGCTCACCGCGCGCGTGCAGGAGCAGGACATCGAGGGCGGGTTCGGGGCCGGGGCCGACGACTACGTGACCAAGCCGTTCAGCCCTCGCGAACTGGTCTCCCGGATCCAGTCGCTGCTCACCCGCTCCCGGGCCTGA
- a CDS encoding response regulator transcription factor, translating into MGDVLRAVVIEDEEDLLDLLRQHLGRNGCAVSGYGTAEEGVAAARANPPDLIVVDVMLPDLDGREVIRRLSKDPRTGHCPIVVCSVLDADDLNDLPTAAILAKPFGKADVAELMRRLALPRAEVEGN; encoded by the coding sequence GTGGGTGACGTGCTGCGAGCCGTGGTGATCGAGGACGAGGAGGACCTCCTCGACCTGCTCCGCCAGCATCTCGGCCGGAACGGCTGCGCGGTGTCCGGGTACGGGACGGCCGAGGAGGGCGTCGCGGCGGCGCGCGCGAACCCGCCCGACCTGATCGTGGTGGACGTCATGCTGCCCGACCTGGACGGCCGGGAGGTGATCCGGCGCTTGTCCAAGGACCCGCGCACCGGGCACTGCCCGATCGTGGTCTGCTCGGTGCTGGACGCCGACGACCTGAACGACCTGCCGACGGCCGCGATCCTGGCCAAGCCGTTCGGGAAGGCCGACGTGGCCGAGCTGATGCGGCGGCTCGCGCTGCCGCGCGCGGAGGTGGAGGGGAATTGA
- a CDS encoding glycoside hydrolase family 48 protein — MRIRPSRRRLAMTAAGVLVAGGMVTVPVSMAYAATACDVVYTTNDWNNGFTASVTLKNLGDPVSSWNLGWAFPGNQQVTNGWSAKYSQTGQNVTASNEAWNGSLATGASITLGFNASYTGTNAKPTAFTLNGTTCAGAANAAPSISLTSPADGATFTAPANVELAASADDADGSIAKVEFYRNGLLINTDTTAPYGYSTTGLPAGEYTVQAKAYDNAGLTTTDEHAFTVTGTSATSVVTPATLQVAEGGSSALSVKLSAAPTSNVTVSLAKTGDADVTLGATSATLTPSNWTTGVNVPITAAEDTDTTNGTATVTVSAPGHTSSVTTVTETDNDGDTNPEGAYGEEFLELYNKIKAPANGYFSPEGVPYHSVETLLVEAPDHGHETTSEAFSYWLFLEAQYGRVTENWAPFNQAWQIMDQYIIPDETQSNYNPADPADYAPEADLPSQYPAVGGKLDPSVKVGADPLAAELQASYGTTSVYGMHWLIDVDNVYGFGRCGDGTTRPAYINTYQRGPQESVFETVPHPSCETFNFGREGNGGFLPIFIGDSSYAQQWRYTNAPDADARAVQAAYWALKWAKEQGNQSQISGTIANAAKMGDYLRYAMYDKYFKTPNCGSPSCPAGTGKDSASYLLSWYYAWGGSQGTANGSWSWRIGSSHNHGGYQNPFAAWVLSTVPELTPKSASAKNDWATSLTRQIDFYTWLQSAEGGIAGGATNSWKGNYSARPSGVPTFYGMVYDEKPVYHDPPSNQWFGFQAWSMERVAEYYHESGDARAKAVLDKWVAWAIANTTVSGSTYQVPSTLSWSGQPGGNWQAGTTSVNNSGLHVSVVDYTQDVGVAGAYARTLVYYGAKSGNTQAQTTAKALLDALLTHKDDLGISVPETKADYNRFDDVYNASTGQGLFIPSGYQGTMPNGDVIAPGKSFLDIRSFLRDDPDFPKVEAYLNGGPAPVFTYHRFWAQVDIALALADYDRLLG, encoded by the coding sequence ATGAGAATTCGGCCCAGCAGGAGACGGCTGGCGATGACCGCCGCCGGCGTGCTGGTCGCAGGCGGGATGGTGACCGTGCCGGTCAGCATGGCCTACGCCGCGACCGCCTGTGACGTCGTCTACACCACCAACGACTGGAACAACGGCTTCACCGCCAGCGTGACGCTCAAGAACCTCGGCGACCCGGTGAGCAGCTGGAACCTCGGCTGGGCCTTCCCGGGCAACCAGCAGGTCACCAACGGCTGGTCCGCGAAGTACAGCCAGACCGGCCAGAACGTCACCGCGTCCAACGAGGCCTGGAACGGCAGCCTCGCCACCGGCGCGTCCATCACGCTCGGATTCAACGCCAGCTACACCGGGACGAACGCGAAGCCGACGGCGTTCACGCTCAACGGCACCACCTGTGCCGGTGCCGCCAACGCGGCACCCAGCATCTCGCTCACCAGCCCGGCCGACGGCGCCACCTTCACCGCGCCGGCGAACGTCGAGCTGGCCGCCTCCGCCGACGACGCGGACGGCTCGATCGCCAAGGTCGAGTTCTACCGCAACGGCCTGCTGATCAACACGGACACCACGGCGCCGTACGGCTACTCCACCACCGGTCTCCCGGCCGGCGAGTACACGGTGCAGGCCAAGGCGTACGACAACGCCGGCCTGACCACCACGGACGAGCACGCGTTCACGGTCACCGGCACGTCCGCGACCAGCGTCGTCACGCCCGCCACGCTCCAGGTCGCGGAGGGCGGCAGCTCCGCGCTCAGCGTCAAGCTCAGCGCGGCGCCCACGTCCAACGTGACCGTCTCGCTGGCCAAGACCGGCGACGCGGACGTCACGCTCGGCGCCACCAGCGCCACGCTCACGCCGTCCAACTGGACCACCGGCGTCAACGTGCCGATCACCGCGGCCGAGGACACCGACACCACGAACGGCACCGCCACGGTCACCGTGTCCGCCCCCGGCCACACGTCCTCCGTCACCACGGTCACCGAGACCGACAACGACGGCGACACCAACCCCGAGGGCGCGTACGGCGAGGAGTTCCTGGAGCTCTACAACAAGATCAAGGCTCCGGCGAACGGGTACTTCAGCCCCGAGGGCGTGCCGTACCACTCCGTCGAGACGCTGCTGGTCGAGGCGCCGGACCACGGTCACGAGACCACGTCCGAGGCGTTCAGCTACTGGCTGTTCCTGGAGGCGCAGTACGGCCGCGTCACCGAGAACTGGGCGCCGTTCAACCAGGCGTGGCAGATCATGGACCAGTACATCATCCCGGACGAGACGCAGAGCAACTACAACCCGGCGGACCCGGCGGACTACGCGCCCGAGGCGGACCTGCCGAGCCAGTACCCGGCCGTCGGCGGCAAGCTCGACCCGTCCGTCAAGGTCGGCGCGGACCCGCTGGCCGCCGAGCTCCAGGCGTCCTACGGCACCACCAGCGTGTACGGCATGCACTGGCTGATCGACGTGGACAACGTCTACGGCTTCGGCCGGTGCGGCGACGGCACCACCCGCCCGGCGTACATCAACACGTACCAGCGCGGCCCGCAGGAGTCGGTCTTCGAGACCGTGCCGCACCCGTCCTGCGAGACGTTCAACTTCGGGCGTGAGGGCAACGGCGGCTTCCTGCCGATCTTCATCGGTGACTCGTCGTACGCGCAGCAGTGGCGCTACACCAACGCGCCCGACGCCGACGCCCGCGCGGTCCAGGCCGCCTACTGGGCGCTGAAGTGGGCCAAGGAGCAGGGCAACCAGTCGCAGATCTCCGGCACCATCGCGAACGCCGCCAAGATGGGCGACTACCTGCGCTACGCCATGTACGACAAGTACTTCAAGACCCCGAACTGCGGCTCCCCGTCCTGCCCGGCCGGGACCGGCAAGGACAGCGCGTCGTACCTGCTCTCCTGGTACTACGCGTGGGGCGGCTCGCAGGGCACGGCCAACGGCAGTTGGTCGTGGCGGATCGGCTCCAGCCACAACCACGGCGGCTACCAGAACCCGTTCGCGGCCTGGGTGCTGTCCACCGTCCCCGAGCTGACCCCGAAGTCGGCCAGTGCCAAGAACGACTGGGCCACCTCGCTGACCCGGCAGATCGACTTCTACACCTGGCTGCAGTCCGCCGAGGGCGGCATCGCCGGCGGCGCGACCAACAGTTGGAAGGGCAACTACAGCGCCCGCCCGTCCGGCGTGCCGACGTTCTACGGCATGGTCTACGACGAGAAGCCGGTCTACCACGACCCGCCGTCGAACCAGTGGTTCGGCTTCCAGGCGTGGAGCATGGAGCGCGTCGCCGAGTACTACCACGAGTCCGGGGACGCGCGCGCCAAGGCCGTGCTGGACAAGTGGGTCGCCTGGGCGATCGCCAACACCACGGTCAGCGGCTCCACCTACCAGGTCCCGTCCACGCTGAGCTGGTCCGGCCAGCCCGGCGGCAACTGGCAGGCCGGCACCACCAGCGTCAACAACAGCGGCCTGCACGTCAGCGTCGTCGACTACACGCAGGACGTCGGCGTGGCCGGCGCCTACGCCCGGACACTGGTTTACTACGGTGCCAAGTCCGGCAACACGCAGGCGCAGACCACCGCCAAGGCCCTGCTCGACGCGCTGCTGACGCACAAGGACGACCTGGGCATCTCGGTGCCGGAGACCAAGGCCGACTACAACCGGTTCGACGACGTCTACAACGCCTCCACCGGGCAGGGCCTGTTCATCCCGTCCGGCTACCAGGGCACCATGCCCAACGGCGACGTCATCGCACCCGGCAAGTCCTTCCTGGACATCCGGTCCTTCCTCCGCGACGACCCCGACTTCCCCAAGGTCGAGGCGTACCTGAACGGCGGACCGGCGCCGGTCTTCACGTACCACCGCTTCTGGGCCCAGGTCGACATCGCCCTGGCCCTGGCCGACTACGACCGCCTGCTCGGTTAA
- a CDS encoding GH1 family beta-glucosidase, whose translation MSVPTRRASSASLAALTEEPSTDSPVPAAALPAVPVEPGPDPEARLGLRFPEGFGWGAATSAYQIEGAARDDGRGPSVWDTFAHTPGRVANGDTGDVAADHYTRYAEDLDLIRGLGLKSYRFSISWPRVQPDGRGTINQRGLDFYRRLVDGLLERGISPMATLYHWDTPQALQDDGGWENRDTAYRFAEYAAAVFGALGDTVPAWLTINEPKTVVQNGYIIGHHAPGIRDEPVAYRVAHHLALAHGLGVQALRATGSASRIGGALNLHPCYAADDDPATLERVRLYDGYENRLYLDPMFKGYYPEDVLADQGPSSPLAQAIRDGDLAIISQPTDILAVQYYTPIYVTTDGGTVQKWPTTEAAWQQVYPRGMYDILTRVSRDYAPASITVTENGLPCPDVIGVDGSVDDAARVSFLRDHLAEAHRAIQDGVPLESYHVWSLMDNFEWEAGYDQRWGLVYVDYPTQRRILKRSATWYRRVISDNLL comes from the coding sequence ATGTCCGTACCGACCCGACGGGCCTCGTCAGCCTCGTTAGCCGCGCTGACCGAGGAACCGTCAACGGACTCACCGGTCCCGGCCGCCGCGTTGCCGGCCGTGCCGGTCGAGCCCGGCCCCGACCCGGAGGCGCGGCTCGGCCTGCGCTTCCCGGAGGGCTTCGGCTGGGGCGCCGCGACGTCCGCGTACCAGATCGAGGGCGCGGCGCGGGACGACGGCCGCGGACCGTCCGTGTGGGACACCTTCGCGCACACGCCGGGCCGCGTGGCCAACGGCGACACCGGCGACGTCGCCGCGGACCACTACACCCGGTACGCCGAGGATCTCGACCTGATCCGGGGCCTGGGGCTGAAGTCGTACCGATTCTCGATCTCCTGGCCGCGCGTGCAGCCGGACGGCCGCGGCACGATCAACCAGCGTGGGCTCGACTTCTACCGGCGGCTCGTGGACGGGCTGCTCGAGCGCGGCATCAGCCCGATGGCGACGCTCTACCACTGGGACACCCCGCAGGCGCTGCAGGACGACGGCGGCTGGGAGAACCGGGACACCGCCTACCGCTTCGCGGAGTACGCGGCCGCGGTCTTCGGCGCGCTGGGCGACACCGTACCCGCCTGGCTGACCATCAACGAGCCGAAGACCGTGGTGCAGAACGGCTACATCATCGGCCACCACGCGCCCGGCATCCGCGACGAGCCGGTGGCGTACCGGGTCGCGCACCACCTCGCGCTCGCGCACGGCCTGGGCGTGCAGGCGCTGCGCGCGACCGGCTCCGCGTCCCGGATCGGCGGCGCGCTCAACCTGCACCCGTGCTACGCCGCGGACGACGACCCGGCCACGCTCGAGCGGGTGCGGCTCTACGACGGGTACGAGAACCGGCTCTACCTCGACCCGATGTTCAAGGGGTACTACCCGGAGGACGTGCTGGCCGACCAGGGGCCGTCGTCGCCGCTGGCCCAGGCCATCCGGGACGGCGACCTCGCGATCATCTCGCAGCCGACCGACATCCTGGCGGTCCAGTACTACACGCCGATCTACGTGACCACCGACGGCGGCACCGTGCAGAAGTGGCCGACCACCGAGGCCGCCTGGCAGCAGGTCTACCCGCGCGGCATGTACGACATCCTCACCCGGGTGAGCCGCGACTACGCGCCCGCGTCGATCACCGTGACGGAGAACGGGCTGCCGTGCCCGGACGTGATCGGCGTGGACGGCTCGGTGGACGACGCGGCCCGGGTCAGCTTCCTCCGTGACCACCTGGCCGAGGCGCACCGCGCGATCCAGGACGGGGTTCCGCTGGAGAGCTACCACGTGTGGTCGCTGATGGACAACTTCGAGTGGGAGGCCGGGTACGACCAGCGGTGGGGGCTGGTCTACGTGGACTACCCCACCCAGCGCCGGATTCTCAAGCGCAGCGCCACCTGGTACCGCCGCGTCATCTCGGACAATTTGCTCTAA
- a CDS encoding protein kinase domain-containing protein, translated as MPEPAAGTRLNGRYVLDGRIGLGGMSEVWRAADETLGRAVAVKILSGTAAEDPLLRAAIRREARAAARMTHPHAMHVYDYGEFSTGTAVLPYIVMELVEGSTLADRLLTGPPMPWRAAARMAAEISAALADAHRLGVVHRDIKPANVMLTPSGAAKVLDFGIATLVTADPQHATGSFAGHRPGGTEILDGWLAGTPPYAAPELLLRGEAGPPADVYAVGATLYQALTGEPPLAITTWEEAAAVHRSGAATPAPLPPGVPESLAAACLACLSRDPAARPAASVIARIFGRYAAGADDPAPVSPAPVPPGTVPAGPVSPGPGIGAGQSPGRPGTAGRFAPGAAAVPAAAAHTSLDVPAPARRPAVPAGRSWSGRLRGPGGIGVLAAVLIAGGVALVTLAAPLFGADTRRGPDAAGIGDPAAPAAAPATSATTPDRSPSPSPSPSPDDEVVAAGTILNRLDAALAQGLVSRDINARAGSRLFDDLADLRRDLDDPEALSEGAADLQERLERLADDGDVTPDVASDMIEIVDDLVV; from the coding sequence ATGCCCGAGCCCGCCGCCGGAACCCGCCTCAACGGCCGCTACGTGCTCGACGGCCGGATCGGCCTCGGCGGCATGTCCGAGGTCTGGCGCGCGGCCGACGAGACGCTCGGCCGCGCGGTCGCCGTGAAGATCCTCTCCGGCACCGCGGCCGAGGACCCGCTGCTGCGCGCCGCGATCCGCCGCGAGGCCCGCGCCGCCGCCCGGATGACCCACCCCCATGCCATGCACGTGTACGACTACGGCGAGTTCTCCACCGGTACGGCCGTGCTGCCGTACATCGTGATGGAGCTGGTCGAGGGCTCCACGCTCGCGGACCGGCTGCTCACCGGGCCGCCGATGCCGTGGCGGGCCGCCGCGCGGATGGCCGCGGAGATCTCCGCCGCGCTGGCCGACGCGCACCGGCTCGGCGTGGTGCACCGCGACATCAAGCCGGCCAACGTGATGCTCACGCCGTCCGGCGCGGCCAAGGTGCTGGACTTCGGCATCGCCACGCTGGTCACCGCGGACCCGCAGCACGCCACCGGCTCGTTCGCCGGCCACCGGCCCGGCGGCACCGAGATCCTGGACGGCTGGCTGGCCGGGACGCCGCCGTACGCGGCACCCGAGCTGCTGCTGCGCGGCGAGGCCGGACCACCGGCGGACGTGTACGCGGTGGGCGCCACGCTCTACCAGGCGCTGACCGGCGAGCCGCCGCTGGCGATCACGACGTGGGAGGAGGCGGCGGCGGTCCACCGGTCGGGCGCGGCCACGCCGGCGCCGCTGCCCCCGGGCGTGCCGGAGTCGCTGGCCGCGGCCTGCCTGGCGTGCCTGTCCCGCGATCCGGCGGCCCGGCCGGCGGCCTCGGTCATCGCCAGGATCTTCGGCCGGTACGCCGCCGGTGCGGACGATCCGGCCCCGGTCTCCCCCGCTCCGGTGCCGCCCGGCACGGTTCCCGCCGGCCCCGTGTCGCCGGGGCCGGGCATCGGTGCCGGCCAGTCGCCGGGACGCCCGGGGACGGCCGGCCGGTTCGCGCCCGGTGCCGCTGCGGTCCCGGCCGCCGCCGCGCACACGTCCCTCGACGTGCCCGCGCCGGCCCGCCGGCCGGCCGTGCCGGCGGGGCGGTCCTGGTCCGGCCGGCTCCGCGGGCCGGGCGGCATCGGCGTGCTGGCCGCCGTGCTGATCGCCGGCGGCGTCGCGCTGGTCACGCTGGCCGCACCGCTGTTCGGCGCGGACACCCGCCGCGGCCCGGACGCCGCCGGGATCGGCGACCCCGCGGCGCCCGCCGCCGCCCCCGCCACGTCGGCGACCACACCGGACCGCTCCCCCAGCCCGTCCCCGTCCCCGTCCCCGGACGACGAGGTCGTCGCGGCGGGCACGATCCTCAACCGGCTCGACGCCGCGCTGGCGCAGGGCCTGGTCAGCCGCGACATCAACGCGCGCGCCGGCAGCCGACTCTTCGACGACCTGGCAGACCTGCGCCGCGACCTCGACGACCCGGAGGCGCTCTCCGAGGGCGCCGCCGACCTCCAGGAACGCCTGGAGCGCCTGGCCGACGACGGCGACGTGACGCCGGACGTCGCCTCCGACATGATCGAGATCGTCGACGACCTGGTGGTCTAG
- a CDS encoding RidA family protein, with product MSPEAVNAPSLATPPGYSHAMRAGGLLFVSGQVPFDEDGAVVGVGDMRAQAERTFHNLGVVLAAAGASFADLVKLTYFVRDVSAVADVRAARDLFVDVANPPASSLVEVSGLIHPDLLIEIEAVAELQHT from the coding sequence ATGTCGCCTGAAGCGGTCAACGCGCCCTCGCTCGCCACGCCACCGGGTTACAGCCACGCCATGCGCGCCGGTGGGCTGCTGTTCGTGTCCGGCCAGGTGCCGTTCGACGAGGACGGCGCGGTGGTCGGCGTGGGCGACATGCGCGCGCAGGCCGAGCGGACGTTCCACAACCTCGGGGTGGTGCTGGCCGCGGCCGGCGCGTCCTTCGCCGACCTGGTGAAGCTCACCTACTTCGTGCGCGACGTGTCCGCGGTGGCGGACGTGCGGGCCGCGCGCGACCTGTTCGTGGACGTGGCGAACCCGCCGGCCAGCTCGCTGGTCGAGGTGTCCGGGCTGATCCACCCGGACCTGCTGATCGAGATCGAGGCGGTGGCGGAGCTGCAACACACCTAG
- a CDS encoding roadblock/LC7 domain-containing protein, translating into MTVLSQEARDLSWLVDAFAQRVPGVAHAIVVSSDGLLLAVSDGLPRDHADKLAAVTSGLYSITQGAATMFDGDIVKQTVVEMGRGFLLVMSIRDGSILATLAVREADIGVVGYEMARLAKQTGEMLTPALRAELQGSLPF; encoded by the coding sequence ATGACCGTGCTGAGCCAGGAGGCGCGCGACCTGAGCTGGCTGGTCGACGCGTTCGCCCAGCGGGTCCCCGGTGTCGCCCACGCGATCGTGGTCTCCTCCGACGGCCTGCTTCTCGCCGTGTCCGACGGGCTGCCCCGCGACCACGCGGACAAGCTGGCCGCGGTCACGTCCGGCCTGTACAGCATCACGCAAGGCGCGGCCACCATGTTCGACGGTGACATCGTCAAGCAGACCGTGGTCGAGATGGGCCGCGGCTTCCTGCTGGTGATGAGCATCCGCGACGGTTCGATCCTCGCCACGCTGGCGGTCCGCGAGGCGGACATCGGCGTGGTCGGCTACGAGATGGCGCGGCTGGCCAAGCAGACCGGCGAGATGCTCACGCCGGCGCTGCGCGCGGAGCTCCAGGGCTCCCTGCCGTTCTGA
- a CDS encoding sensor histidine kinase, translating to MLIIPSVAFLLVAAVQVTDSVRRSMDLAQYAREARLAPQITAVIEDLQSERDRTIGEVNPQKDLSAVFRRPSLVQAAMAEYYAATDASVAALRAAGGEVNGTSAWQASYTDTMGAVEATARLRTSLADAMADSTVDFPGYIKTVDDSYTRAITSLIALLGAPTAGSDRPELGVALQRQLEMAEIKEILARQRAIIFRAAKPAEGKAAGYAEGDLDEYSALRGELVDAVRELRVAGTPEQIAAYEATTRDQAALDYTRLESITLNSSGEFPAADDWWTASERRQAVVGAVEDEIVRDGIAAVDEASGAQTRSTVISAAAILVILLAAITASLAIGTSIVRPLKRLREQALKVAQTELPETLERLRSVQRGIPDISVGDSQIRGRDEIGEVARAFVAVHRSAVDVAREQASMRRNVNAMFVNLARRSQVLVERQLELLDELEREESDPDQLTNLFKLDHLAARMRRNDENLLVLAGSDNARRWRDPVALSAVVLASTAEIEDYTRVRHDAPDGVHVMGHAVADVVHLLAELLDNAAAFSPPSTVVRLSGRLAADGTVVLEVVDDGLGMTPGTVQELNQLLAEPPAVDVAASERMGLFVVSHLAARHGIRVSLRSGERGVVATVWLPPSVLTEAPAEGALRGPSTQVPALQASAPMALPASGAAPALPAVYTAPGGPPVMPGPRELVPSGFEAAGVVSGTVMPAAPVSAVPSTGYRSAAAAQLPPRPPVDLRLNQPPAPRAIRPSPRPAGGQPRPEIATFFDSAGTGPLPLVPKQRTGGTIPAVPTPPGPAPTEAVRTTGAVYGSAAAGVVARPELTPYPAEPTFAPAGPEESGGYPVYGSRAAADPPAPGPSDSGAFAMPSAYDAFSGRRAAESSGEYPVAAAPRPARPIRAEDVLGAASGASGGGTWWNRSGAGKPTGGTTALDRAPAAPAAPVTGGTNSAGLPMRVPMAQLPDGQGTPAPAGRAPERKVAELDPEATGTTLSRFYSGIRAAETEETENTGSHTAIRWEGDSQ from the coding sequence GTGCTCATCATTCCCTCGGTGGCGTTCCTGCTGGTTGCCGCCGTGCAGGTCACCGACTCCGTGCGCCGGAGCATGGACCTGGCCCAGTACGCGCGGGAGGCGCGGCTGGCCCCGCAGATCACCGCCGTGATCGAGGACCTGCAGTCCGAGCGCGACCGGACCATCGGCGAGGTGAACCCGCAGAAGGACCTGTCCGCCGTGTTCCGCCGCCCGTCGCTGGTGCAGGCCGCGATGGCGGAGTACTACGCCGCCACCGACGCGTCCGTCGCGGCGCTGCGCGCGGCCGGCGGCGAAGTGAACGGCACCTCCGCCTGGCAGGCGTCGTACACGGACACGATGGGCGCGGTCGAGGCGACGGCCCGGCTGCGCACCTCGCTCGCCGACGCCATGGCCGACTCGACCGTCGACTTCCCCGGCTACATCAAGACCGTCGACGACTCGTACACCCGCGCGATCACCTCGCTGATCGCGCTGCTCGGCGCGCCGACCGCCGGCTCCGACCGGCCCGAGCTCGGCGTCGCGCTGCAACGTCAGCTGGAGATGGCCGAGATCAAGGAGATCCTGGCCCGGCAGCGCGCGATCATCTTCCGGGCCGCGAAGCCCGCGGAGGGCAAGGCGGCCGGATACGCCGAGGGCGACCTCGACGAGTACAGCGCGCTCCGCGGCGAGCTGGTCGACGCGGTCCGCGAGCTGCGCGTGGCGGGGACGCCGGAGCAGATCGCGGCGTACGAGGCGACCACCCGCGACCAGGCCGCGCTGGACTACACGCGGCTGGAGTCCATCACGCTGAACTCCAGCGGTGAGTTCCCGGCCGCGGACGACTGGTGGACCGCCAGCGAGCGGCGCCAGGCCGTGGTGGGCGCGGTGGAGGACGAGATCGTCCGGGACGGCATCGCCGCGGTCGACGAGGCGTCCGGCGCGCAGACCCGCAGCACCGTGATCAGCGCGGCCGCGATCCTGGTCATCCTGCTTGCCGCGATCACCGCGTCGCTGGCCATCGGCACGTCCATCGTCCGGCCGCTGAAGCGCCTCCGCGAGCAGGCGCTCAAGGTCGCCCAGACCGAGCTGCCCGAGACGCTGGAACGGCTCCGATCGGTCCAACGTGGTATTCCGGACATCTCGGTCGGTGACTCGCAGATCCGGGGCCGCGACGAGATCGGCGAGGTGGCCCGCGCGTTCGTCGCGGTCCACCGCAGCGCCGTCGACGTCGCGCGCGAGCAGGCGTCCATGCGGCGCAACGTCAACGCCATGTTCGTCAACCTCGCCCGCCGCAGCCAGGTGCTGGTCGAGCGCCAGCTGGAACTGCTCGACGAGCTGGAGCGCGAGGAGAGCGACCCGGACCAGCTGACCAACCTGTTCAAGCTGGACCACCTCGCCGCCCGCATGCGCCGCAACGACGAGAACCTGCTGGTCCTAGCCGGTTCCGACAACGCCCGCCGGTGGCGGGACCCGGTGGCCCTCTCCGCGGTCGTGCTCGCCTCCACCGCGGAGATCGAGGACTACACCCGGGTACGGCACGACGCGCCCGACGGCGTGCACGTGATGGGCCACGCGGTCGCGGACGTCGTGCACCTGCTCGCCGAGCTGCTCGACAACGCCGCCGCGTTCAGCCCGCCCAGCACGGTCGTGCGCCTCTCCGGCCGGCTCGCCGCGGACGGCACCGTCGTGCTGGAGGTGGTCGACGACGGCCTCGGCATGACGCCCGGCACCGTGCAGGAGCTCAACCAGCTGCTCGCCGAGCCGCCCGCGGTCGACGTGGCCGCGTCCGAGCGGATGGGCCTCTTCGTGGTCAGCCACCTCGCGGCCCGGCACGGCATCCGGGTGAGCCTGCGCTCCGGCGAGCGCGGCGTGGTCGCCACCGTGTGGCTGCCGCCGTCCGTGCTCACCGAGGCGCCCGCGGAGGGCGCGCTGCGCGGCCCGTCCACCCAGGTCCCGGCGTTGCAGGCGAGCGCGCCGATGGCGCTGCCCGCGTCCGGCGCCGCGCCCGCGCTGCCCGCGGTCTACACGGCACCGGGCGGGCCGCCGGTCATGCCCGGCCCGCGTGAACTGGTGCCGTCCGGTTTCGAGGCGGCCGGCGTGGTGTCCGGGACCGTGATGCCGGCCGCGCCGGTCTCCGCGGTGCCGTCCACCGGCTACCGGTCCGCCGCCGCGGCGCAGCTGCCGCCGCGGCCCCCGGTCGACCTGCGGCTGAACCAGCCACCGGCACCGCGCGCGATCCGCCCGTCGCCGCGACCGGCCGGTGGACAGCCCCGGCCGGAGATCGCCACCTTCTTCGACTCGGCCGGGACCGGGCCGCTGCCGCTGGTGCCGAAGCAGCGCACCGGGGGCACCATCCCGGCGGTGCCGACGCCGCCGGGTCCGGCGCCCACCGAGGCGGTACGGACCACCGGCGCGGTCTACGGCTCGGCCGCGGCCGGCGTCGTGGCGCGGCCGGAGCTCACGCCGTACCCCGCGGAGCCCACGTTCGCCCCGGCGGGACCGGAGGAGTCCGGCGGATACCCGGTGTACGGTTCCCGCGCCGCCGCCGATCCGCCCGCCCCCGGGCCGTCCGACTCGGGCGCGTTCGCGATGCCGTCCGCGTACGACGCGTTCAGCGGGCGCCGCGCGGCCGAGTCCAGCGGGGAGTACCCGGTGGCCGCGGCGCCGCGACCGGCCCGGCCGATCCGCGCCGAGGACGTGCTCGGCGCGGCCAGCGGTGCGTCCGGTGGCGGCACCTGGTGGAACCGGTCCGGCGCCGGCAAGCCGACCGGCGGCACCACCGCCCTGGACCGCGCGCCGGCCGCCCCGGCAGCGCCGGTCACCGGCGGCACCAACTCGGCCGGCCTTCCCATGCGGGTCCCGATGGCCCAGCTCCCCGACGGTCAGGGCACACCCGCCCCGGCCGGGCGCGCGCCCGAACGCAAGGTCGCGGAGCTGGATCCGGAGGCGACCGGAACGACGCTCAGCAGGTTCTACAGCGGCATCCGCGCCGCTGAGACCGAGGAAACAGAGAACACCGGGTCGCACACGGCGATCCGGTGGGAGGGAGACAGTCAATGA